One Ornithinicoccus hortensis genomic window, GGCCCGGTCGCTGCTCAACGAGCGCGACTTCGTCGAGATCGAGACCCCGACGCTGACCCGGTCCACGCCGGAGGGGGCCCGCGACTTCTTGGTGCCCGCGCGGCTGCAGCCCGGGTCCTGGTACGCCCTCCCGCAGAGCCCGCAGCTGTTCAAGCAGCTGCTCATGGTGGCCGGGATGGAGCGCTACTACCAGATCGCCCGGTGCTACCGGGACGAGGACTTCCGCGCGGACCGCCAGCCGGAGTTCACCCAGCTCGACATCGAGATGAGCTTCGTCGAGCAGGAGGACGTCATCGAGCTCGGCGAGGCCATCGCCAAGGCCGTCTGGCAGGTGATCGGGGTCGACCTGCCCACCCCGTTCCCCCGGATCACCTACGCCGAGTCGATGGCCCGCTACGGCTCGGACAAGCCGGACCTGCGCTTCGACCTCGAGCTGGTGGACTGCACGGCATACTTCGCCGACACCCCCTTCCGGGTCTTCCAGGCGCCGTATGTCGGGGCGGTCGTCATGCCCGGCGGCGGCAGTCAGCCGCGGCGCCAGTTCGACGCCTGGCAGGAGTGGGCCAAGCAGCGCGGGGCCAAGGGCCTGGCGTATGTGACGGTCGCCGAGGACGGCACGCTCGGCGGACCGGTGGCCAAGAACCTCAGCGACGCCGAGCGGGACGGCCTGGCCGCCCACGTCGGCGCGAAGCCGGGGGACTGCGTCTTCTTCGGGGCCGGTGCGGTGAAGTCCAGCCGGGCACTCCTCGGTGCCGCCCGCACCGAGATCGCGCGACGTTGCGACCTGATCGACGAGTCGGCGTGGTCGCTGCTCTGGGTGGTGGACGCGCCGCTGTTCGAGCCGGCCAGCGAGGCCGTGGCCGCGGGCGACGTCGCCGTCGGCGGCGGGGCCTGGACGGCCGTGCACCACGCGTTCACCTCCCCGCAGGAGCAGTTCCTGGACACCCTGGAGGAGGACCCGGGCGCGGCCCTGGCCTACGCATACGACATGGTCTGCAACGGCAACGAGATCGGCGGCGGGTCGATCCGTATCCACCGTCGCGACGTCCAGGAGCGGGTCTTCTCGATCATGGGGCTGTCCGAGGAGGAGGCCCAGGAGAAGTTCGGCTTCCTGCTCGAGGCGTTCAAATTCGGTGCGCCCCCGCACGGTGGCATCGCCTTCGGCTGGGACCGGATCGTGGCCCTGCTGGCCGGCACGGACTCGATCCGCGACGTCATCGCCTTCCCCAAGTCCGGTGGTGGCTTCGACCCGCTGACCGAGGCGCCGGCCCCGATCACCGCGGAGCAGCGCAAGGAGGCCGGCGTCGACTTCGAGCCGGCCGAGGCCGGGGCAGCAGGTCAGGACGCCGCGGAGGGGTAGGTCACCCCGGCACCGCGCTGATCCGTCGGAGGAGCTCGGGGGCGCCATCGCCGTCGAGCTCCTCGGCGGTGACCGAGCGGCCCGAGAGCACCAGCAGCATCGTCTCGGCGGTGCCCCGGACGTCGGGCCCGGACCCGCTGGCCCACCCGATGTCGTCGGCGACCAGCCGGAGCCCGGCGATCCGCTCGGCGGGCCCGCCCCCGAGCGGGATGGTGGACGGCCAGCGCGCCCGCAGGAGGAACCTCGCGACGGGCAGGAAGGCCTCCCGGGGCACCGCCCGGGGAAGCCCCAGCGGTTTGCGGGCGTCCAGGGCGTGCACGGTGACGTCGACGACGGACAGCACGAGTGGCAGACCCGGTGGGGTCACCTCGTCGCGGAGGTTGCGCCGCATCCGCTCCAGGATCGCCGGGGTGCCCCGTTCGGCCCACCGCACCGCCGTCTCGGTGATCATCCGGTTGTACCCGAACCGGGCCCGCGCCGCCTCGGTGACCATCTCGTGGAGCCGCAGCGACTGGGCGAATGCCGCGTGCGCGGCGAGGTCCTGGACGGTCCAGCCGGCGCAGAGGGACGGCGTCGTCCACTGCTGAGGATCCAGCGTCTCCAGGAGGGCGATGAAGGCCTGGCGCTCGCTGCGCAGGACGGGGGACAGCGCACCCATGCCCCAGTGTGGCACCCCGGGTCGCCCGGCACCAGGGTCCAGGACCGCCAGGTCAGGCGTCTGGTGGGGGTGTGGGGTCGCCCGGTCAGGCGTCTGGTGGGGGCGTGGGGCCGCCCGGTCAGGCGTCTGGTGGGGGTCGGGGGCCGCCAGCTCGGGCGTCCGGTCGGGGGGTGGGGCGGGGCGGGGGCGGTCGCCTATCGTTGCGGGTATGCCCCTCTCCCCAGCCGGCAACGGCCGCACGGACGTCGTGGTCGTGGGGGCGGGGCCGAACGGGCTGGCCGCGGCCGTGACGCTGGCGCGGGCGGGGCTCGAGGTCACCGTCCTGGAGGGGCAGCCCACGCCGGGCGGGGGAGTGCGCACGCTGCCGCTCGTCACCCCGCAGGTGTCGGAGGCGGAGGGGCTGCTGCGGGACGTCTGCGCCGCGGTGCCGGCCGCGGCGCCGTCGTCCCCGTTCTTCGCCGCCTTCGACCTGCCCGCGCGAAGCCTGGACCTCATCGTGCCGGAGGTGTCCTACGCCCAGCCGCTGGACGGCGGCCTGGCCGGGATCGCCTACCGGGACCTGGAGACGACCATCGAGGGTCTGGGTCCGGACGGGGCCCGGTGGCGGACCCTGATGGGCGGTCTGGTGCGGCACTACCGGGACGTCGCGGCGATCGCACTGTCGGACAAGCGCTCGGTGCCCGCTCCCGCCACGACCCCGGCGGGGTTGGCGGCGGCGGGTGCGGCCTTCGGGCGGGCCGTCGCGCTGCTGTCCACCCGGGCCGCCGACGGTTGGTGGCCCGACGGGACGGGGCACGCCCTGGTGAACGGTGTCGCGGCGCACACGATCACCAGGCTTCCCTCGCTCGCCGCGGCCGGCACGGCGGCCTACCTCGGCGCGCTGGCGCACAGCCCCACCGGGTGGCCGCTGGTCCGCGGGGGGATCGGCGAGATCACCCGCGCCCTGGTCACCGACCTCGAGGCGCACGGGGGTCGGGTGCTCACCGACCACCCGGTGTGGAGCGGTGCGGACATCCCGCCCGCCCGCGCGGTGCTGCTGGACACGCACGCCAGGGTGGCGGCGCCGCTGCTCGCCGAGCCCTACCGGTCGCGGGTGGCCGCCCTCCCGCTGGGGGCCTCGGTCTGCAAGCTCGACTACGTGCTGTCCGGCCCGGTCCCGTGGTCGCACCCGGAGGTCGGACGGGCCGGCACGGTGCACGTCGCCGGCACCGTCGAGCAGGCGCGTGCCGCGGAGGCCGAGGTGGCGGCGGGACGCCACGCCGAACAGCCGGTGCTGCTGGTGAGCGATCCCGCCGCGCACGACCCCGGCCGGGAAGGTCCGTCGGGGTTGCGCCCGCTCTGGGTCTATGCCCACGTGCCGCACGGGTCCACCCGGGACGTCCGGGCCCCCGCGGAGGCACAGCTCGAGCGATTCGCTCCCGGTTTCCGGGACGTCGTCGTGGACTGCCTGGTCACCCCGGCCGCGGAGCTGTCCGAGCACAATGCGGGCTATCCGGGAGGGGACATCTCCGGGGGGCTGATCACGATGTGGCACATGGTGGTCCGCCCGACGCTGCGCGTCGACCCGTATGCCGTGGCGCCCGGGGTGTGGTTGTGCTCGGCCTCGACGCCGCCCGGCCCGGGGGTGCACGGCATGTCCGGCTTCCACGCCGCCCGGCGGGTGCTGCGCGCGTTCGGGATCACCGGCGTGCCCTCGCTCGGTCCCGCCTGACCGACCGGCCCCGCGACCGGCGCGCCGACGTGCGGGTGGTCCTGCGGTGGCGCAGCCATGCGGCATACCGCTCCCACGGCAGGAAGGCGGACCAGCAGACCACGGTGGGCAGGAAGTGGATCCCGAGCAGCACGAAGGTGCTCAGGTGGAAGCCGACGAAGAAGAGGACGACCAGCCAGCGGCGGTGCTCGCGGACCAGGAAGACCGCCGGGGCGAGCAGTTCCAGGGCCATCGCGCCCCACTGGGAGGCCCGCAACAGCAGCGCCTGGTCCACCAGGTGGACGTTGACCGGGTTGGGGCGGCGCAGGAAGGCCCACACCAGGGTCCCGGAGTTGCCCCAGCGGACCAGGTCCCAGTCGTTGAGCACGGCCTTGGCCAGCACCGACCCGGTGTAGGTCAGCACGGTAAAGACCTGGACCATCCGCAGCGCCCACCCGGCACCACCGCTGCGGTCGGGGTCGCGGTAGCGGCAGACGCCGGCGGTGGGCAGCACCAGCATCGCCACCATGATCGCCATGTGGTCGTGGGCCACGTAGCCGAAGCTCATCCCGTACAGGCACCAGACGGCGTAGCAGCCGCTCAGCAGCAGACCGCCCACCACCTGGACCGCCGCCGGTACCCGGGCGCGGGCGCCCAGCGCGACCCCGACCAACCCCGCCGCGATCCCGACCAGCAGCAGGGTGGGGACCGCCCCGGTGGGCGCCGGCAGCCCCAGGGCGGAGGCCACCGGGACCGGGTCGTAGAACTCCGGCGTCCCGCTGCGGTCGCGGGGCGACCGGAGGAACACCAGGGCGTCGAGCAGCGCCATCGTGCCGACCAGCACCCGGACCCAGGCGACCCGGGCCCGGGGGACGGGGGCGACCCACCACCCGGCCACGGCGCGGAGCACCCTCACCCGGTCTCCCCGGTCCAGGCCAGGACCAGCCGGTCCTCGACGGGCCCGTGCTGGGCGCCGTCCCGCAGCCGGTGTACCTGTTGGCGGATCTCCAGGGCCGCGAGGTCGGTGCCCGGGTGCTGCGCCTCGTAGGTCGCCTCCAGCAGGGCCAGGCGCGAGGGGTCCTGCTCCAGCTCCGGCA contains:
- a CDS encoding phytoene desaturase family protein → MPLSPAGNGRTDVVVVGAGPNGLAAAVTLARAGLEVTVLEGQPTPGGGVRTLPLVTPQVSEAEGLLRDVCAAVPAAAPSSPFFAAFDLPARSLDLIVPEVSYAQPLDGGLAGIAYRDLETTIEGLGPDGARWRTLMGGLVRHYRDVAAIALSDKRSVPAPATTPAGLAAAGAAFGRAVALLSTRAADGWWPDGTGHALVNGVAAHTITRLPSLAAAGTAAYLGALAHSPTGWPLVRGGIGEITRALVTDLEAHGGRVLTDHPVWSGADIPPARAVLLDTHARVAAPLLAEPYRSRVAALPLGASVCKLDYVLSGPVPWSHPEVGRAGTVHVAGTVEQARAAEAEVAAGRHAEQPVLLVSDPAAHDPGREGPSGLRPLWVYAHVPHGSTRDVRAPAEAQLERFAPGFRDVVVDCLVTPAAELSEHNAGYPGGDISGGLITMWHMVVRPTLRVDPYAVAPGVWLCSASTPPGPGVHGMSGFHAARRVLRAFGITGVPSLGPA
- the aspS gene encoding aspartate--tRNA ligase yields the protein MLRTHRAGSLRADHSDQTVTLTGWVARRRDHGGVAFLDLRDASGVVQVVARDEVLAEGGAHDLRNEYCIKVTGTVRIRPEGNTNPELPTGEVEVVAADLEVLSESEALPFQIDERVTVGEEARLRHRYLDLRRPGANAAGQNLRLRSKVNAAARSLLNERDFVEIETPTLTRSTPEGARDFLVPARLQPGSWYALPQSPQLFKQLLMVAGMERYYQIARCYRDEDFRADRQPEFTQLDIEMSFVEQEDVIELGEAIAKAVWQVIGVDLPTPFPRITYAESMARYGSDKPDLRFDLELVDCTAYFADTPFRVFQAPYVGAVVMPGGGSQPRRQFDAWQEWAKQRGAKGLAYVTVAEDGTLGGPVAKNLSDAERDGLAAHVGAKPGDCVFFGAGAVKSSRALLGAARTEIARRCDLIDESAWSLLWVVDAPLFEPASEAVAAGDVAVGGGAWTAVHHAFTSPQEQFLDTLEEDPGAALAYAYDMVCNGNEIGGGSIRIHRRDVQERVFSIMGLSEEEAQEKFGFLLEAFKFGAPPHGGIAFGWDRIVALLAGTDSIRDVIAFPKSGGGFDPLTEAPAPITAEQRKEAGVDFEPAEAGAAGQDAAEG
- a CDS encoding maleylpyruvate isomerase family mycothiol-dependent enzyme — protein: MGALSPVLRSERQAFIALLETLDPQQWTTPSLCAGWTVQDLAAHAAFAQSLRLHEMVTEAARARFGYNRMITETAVRWAERGTPAILERMRRNLRDEVTPPGLPLVLSVVDVTVHALDARKPLGLPRAVPREAFLPVARFLLRARWPSTIPLGGGPAERIAGLRLVADDIGWASGSGPDVRGTAETMLLVLSGRSVTAEELDGDGAPELLRRISAVPG